From the genome of Gemmatimonadota bacterium, one region includes:
- a CDS encoding thioredoxin domain-containing protein, producing MRRIADITTVLLLIAAAYLIAQPSSLVRARWVRHWSDRKTFRAANRHWSEIERAGSRLFSGRGGVEMVVISDYECPFCRASQAAIDSAVARGVGIALLHYPGPSHPNAEGAARAAICAEPSGHFPRLHAQLMQTDLWQKDEDWLREAGAAGVTESEQFDACVTGEDARKRLLFQTELADSLLVTGTPTFVSLSGVHRGVASSLNSSELAGRR from the coding sequence GTGAGGCGAATTGCCGACATAACGACGGTCCTGCTGTTGATCGCGGCGGCGTACCTGATTGCGCAACCGTCATCGCTTGTTCGTGCTAGGTGGGTGCGCCACTGGAGCGATCGTAAGACCTTCAGAGCGGCGAATCGGCACTGGAGCGAGATTGAGCGGGCCGGATCACGACTCTTCAGTGGGCGCGGAGGGGTGGAGATGGTCGTGATCTCCGACTATGAGTGTCCCTTCTGCCGAGCCTCGCAGGCGGCGATCGACTCCGCGGTCGCTAGGGGCGTCGGAATAGCCCTCCTTCACTATCCGGGTCCTTCGCATCCCAATGCGGAGGGTGCGGCGCGAGCCGCCATCTGCGCCGAGCCAAGCGGGCACTTCCCGCGCCTTCACGCGCAGCTGATGCAAACAGATCTCTGGCAGAAGGATGAGGACTGGCTCCGTGAAGCGGGCGCGGCGGGCGTTACCGAAAGCGAACAGTTCGATGCTTGTGTGACCGGTGAAGATGCGCGAAAACGACTGTTGTTCCAGACGGAATTGGCGGACAGCTTACTGGTGACTGGTACACCGACATTTGTCTCGCTCAGCGGCGTACATCGCGGCGTCGCGTCCTCTCTCAACTCCTCGGAACTCGCGGGCCGTCGTTGA